The following are encoded in a window of Phaseolus vulgaris cultivar G19833 chromosome 3, P. vulgaris v2.0, whole genome shotgun sequence genomic DNA:
- the LOC137805797 gene encoding LOW QUALITY PROTEIN: small ribosomal subunit protein eS30z/eS30y/eS30x-like (The sequence of the model RefSeq protein was modified relative to this genomic sequence to represent the inferred CDS: inserted 1 base in 1 codon; substituted 1 base at 1 genomic stop codon), giving the protein MGKVLGSLARPGKVRGQTPKVAKQDKKKNPRGQAHKRMQYNNRXVVGFDKKHXPNSPEK; this is encoded by the exons ATGGGTAAGGTTCTCGGATCTCTTGCGCGTCCGGGCAAAGTGAGAGGACAAACTCCTAAGGTGGCCAAGCAAGACAAGAAGAAGAATCCACGAGGACAAGCTCACAAGCGAATGCAATACAATAACC CCGTGGTGGGATTCGATAAGAAGCATTGACCAAACTCGCCGGAGAAGTGA